Within the Paenibacillus sp. AN1007 genome, the region CCCTATGCATAGCGGGTACACAATATAGGAATAGGGAATTAGACTTTTCCACGCAAAAAAAGAAAGAGACAGCAGATCCTGTCTCTTTCTTCTTCAATATATTAAGCGGGTGATGGGAATCGAACCCACGCTATTAGCTTGGAAGGCTAAAGTTCTACCATTGAACTACACCCGCATAAACAAAAAAATCGGGATGACACGATTTGAACATGCGACCCCCTGGTCCCAAACCAGGTGCTCTACCAAGCTGAGCTACATCCCGTTAGACATACCGGCGAGAGGACTCGAACCTCCACGGTTTCCCACTCGATTTTGAGTCGAGCGCGTCTGCCATTCCGCCACGCCGGCGTAGATTAGATTAAGTTATAATGGCGCGCCCTGAGAGATTCGAACTCCCGGCCTTTTGATTCGTAGTCAAACGCTCTATCCAGCTGAGCTAAGGGCGCAAATATTGGAGCGGAAGACGGGAATCGAACCCGCGACCCTCGCCTTGGCAAGGCGATGCTCTACCGCTGAGCCACTTCCGCAAAATAAGGGATGCGCGTGGAGGGACTTGAACCCCCACGTCAAAGACGCTAGATCCTAAGTCTAGTGCGTCTGCCAATTCCGCCACACGCGCATATAGTAAAAGTGAGTCATGAAGGATTCGAACCTTCGACACCCTGATTAAAAGTCAGGTGCTCTACCAGCTGAGCTAATGACTCATATAAGAAAACTGGTGGAGGATGATGGATTCGAACCACCGAACCCGTAAGGGAGCAGATTTACAGTCTGATGCGTTTGGCCACTTCGCTAATCCTCCATAAAGTGGTGCCGGCGAGAGGACTTGAACCCCCAACCTACTGATTACAAGTCAGTTGCTCTACCAGTTGAGCTACACCGGCGTATCAAATTGTTGTTTACATGGTGGCTCGGGACGGAATCGAACCGCCGACACGAGGATTTTCAGTCCTCTGCTCTACCGACTGAGCTACCGAGCCATATTAAAACTTACTCCAAGATACATTTAATGGCGGAACCGACGGGATTCGAACCCGCGATCTCCTGCGTGACAGGCAGGCATGTTAGGCCAACTACACCACGGTTCCAGATCACTTTCGGTTAGGAAAGCTGCAATTGCGGGGGCAGGATTTGAACCTGCGGCCTTCGGGTTATGAGCCCGACGAGCTACCGGGCTGCTCCACCCCGCGTCATTAATAAAAAATATATGGTGGAGGCTGAGGGGATCGAACCCCCGACCCTCTGCTTGTAAGGCAGATGCTCTCCCAGCTGAGCTAAGCCTCCGTAATATGACCCGTAGGGGATTCGAACCCCTGTTACCTCCGTGAAAGGGAGGTGTCTTAACCCCTTGACCAACGGGCCTTAATGGCTCCCCGAACAGGACTCGAACCTGTGACAACTCGATTAACAGTCGAGTGCTCTACCAACTGAGCTATCAGGGAAAATGGTGGAGCCAAGCGGGATCGAACCGCTGACCTCCTGCTTGCAAGGCAGGCGCTCTCCCAGCTGAGCTATGGCCCCATACATGTACTTCTTATTTAGTTACTATGGGCCTTGGTGGACTCGAACCACCGGCCTCACCCTTATCAGAGGTGCGCTCTAACCAACTGAGCTAAAGGCCCCTATCACTCGAAAAAAAATACCCCAACGGGGTTCCGCTTGGCGGCGTCCTACTCTCCCAGGACCCTGCGGTCCAAGTACCATCGGCGCTAGAGGGCTTAACGGTCGTGTTCGGGATGGGTACGTGTGGAACCCCTCCGCCATCGCCACCAAACGCGATTGGTCGAAGCATAGCTTCTTCCATTCATCAGAGTTATTGTTCTCTGAAAACTAGATTCGAAACGAAACCTACGCGACTCAAAACCTGCTATTGGATAAGCCCTCGACCGATTAGTACTGGTCAGCTCCATGCATTGCTGCACTTCCACCCCCAGCCTATCTACCTCGTCGTCTTCAAGGGGTCTTACATACTGGGAAATCTCATCTTGAGGGGGGCTTCACGCTTAGATGCTTTCAGCGCTTATCCCGTCCGTACATAGCTACCCAGCGGTGCTCCTGGCGGAACAACTGGTACACCAGCGGTACGTCCATCCCGGTCCTCTCGTACTAAGGACAGCTCCTCTCAAATTTCCTACGCCCACGACAGATAGGGACCGAACTGTCTCACGACGTTCTGAACCCAGCTCGCGTACCGCTTTAATGGGCGAACAGCCCAACCCTTGGGACCTACTTCAGCCCCAGGATGCGATGAGCCGACATCGAGGTGCCAAACCTCCCCGTCGATGTGGACTCTTGGGGGAGATAAGCCTGTTATCCCCAGGGTAGCTTTTATCCGTTGAGCGATGGCCCTTCCATGCGGTACCACCGGATCACTAAGCCCGACTTTCGTCCCTGCTCGACTTGTAGGTCTCGCAGTCAAGCTCCCTTATGCCTTTGCACTCTTCGAATGATTTCCAACCATTCTGAGGGAACCTTTGGGCGCCTCCGTTACTCTTTAGGAGGCGACCGCCCCAGTCAAACTGCCCACCTGACACTGTCCCCGTACCCGCTAAGGGCACCAGGTTAGAACCTAGATACGATCAGGGTGGTATCCCAACGGTGCCTCCACACAAGCTGGCGCTCATGCTTCAAAGGCTCCCACCTATCCTGTACAGATCGTACCCAAATTCAATATCAAGCTGCAGTAAAGCTCCATGGGGTCTTTCCGTCTTGTCGCGGGTAACCTGCATCTTCACAGGTATTAAAATTTCACCGGATCTCTCGTTGAGACAGCGCCCAAGTCGTTACGCCATTCGTGCGGGTCAGAATTTACCTGACAAGGAATTTCGCTACCTTAGGACCGTTATAGTTACGGCCGCCGTTTACTGGGGCTTCGGTTCACAGCTTCGGATTGCTCCTAACCACTCCCCTTAACCTTCCAGCACCGGGCAGGCGTCAGCCCGTATACTTCGCCTTACGGCTTCGCACAGACCTGTGTTTTTGCTAAACAGTCGCTTGGGCCTTTTCACTGCGGCCCCCTCGTGCTATTCACACTACCGGGGCACCCCTTCTCCCGAAGTTACGGGGTCATTTTGCCGAGTTCCTTAACGAGAGTTCTTCCGCGCGCCTTAGAATTCTCTTCTCGCCTACCTGTGTCGGTTTGCGGTACGGGCACCTTCATCTGGCTAGAGGCTTTTCTTGGCAGTGTGAGATCATGACCTTCGCTACTGTAATTTTCACTCCCCATCACAGCTCAGCCTTCCGATGTGCGGATTTGCCTACACATCAGCCTTACTGCTTGGACAGGCATCCATCAGCCTGCGTCACTACCCTACTGCGTCCCCCCATCGCTCGTAACGATTTACGGTGGTACAGGAATTTCGACCTGTTGTCCTTCGACTACGCCTTTCGGCCTCGCCTTAGGTCCCGACTTACCCTGAGCGGACGAGCCTTCCTCAGGAACCCTTAGGCTTTCGGCGGATCAGATTCTCACTGATCTTTTCGTTACTCATACCGGCATTCTCACTTGTATAATGTCCAGCGCTCCTTACGGTACACCTTCAACCCTTATACAACGCTCCCCTACCCCTGATGCAAGCATCAAGCCATAGCTTCGGTGGTGTGTTTAGCCCCGTTACATTTTCGGCGCAGAGTCACTCGACCAGTGAGCTATTACGCACTCTTTCAATGATGGCTGCTTCTAAGCCAACATCCTGGTTGTCTGTGCAACTCCACATCCTTTCCCACTTAACACACACTTGGGGACCTTAGCTGATGGTCTGGGCTGTTTCCCTTTTGACAATGGATCTTAGCACTCACTGTCTGACTCCCGGAAGTAAGTCTATGGCATTCGGAGTTTGACTGAGCTTGGTAACCCTTGCGGGCCCCGCACCCAATCAGTGCTCTACCTCCACGACTCTGTTTTCCGAGGCTAGCCCTAAAGCTATTTCGGGGAGAACCAGCTATCTCCGAGTTCGATTGGAATTTCTCCGCTACCCCCACCTCATCCCCGCACTTTTCAACGTGCGTGGGTTCGGGCCTCCAGTGCGTGTTACCGCACCTTCACCCTGGACAGGGGTAGATCACCCGGTTTCGGGTCTACGTCCACGTACTCATTCGCCCTATTCAGACTCGCTTTCGCTGCGGCTCCGGCTCTTCACCTTAACCTTGCACGGGAACGTAACTCGCCGGTTCATTCTACAAAAGGCACGCCATCACCCTGTTGACGAACAAGTTCGCAACATAGGGCTCTGACTTTTTGTAAGCACACGGTTTCAGGTTCTATTTCACTCCCCTTCCGGGGTGCTTTTCACCTTTCCCTCACGGTACTGCTTCACTATCGGTCGCTAGGAAGTATTTAGCCTTGGCAGATGGTCCTGCCGGATTCATACGGGGTTTCACGTGCCCCGCACTACTCGGGATCCGTCTCGGAGGGAACAGACTTTCAATTACAGGGCTTTTACCTTCTTTGGCGGGCCTTTCCAGACCTCTTCGCTTAACCGGTTCCTTTGTAACTCCATGTGAGACGTCCCACAACCCCAAAGAGCAAGCTCTCTGGTTTGGGCTTCTCCGCGTTCGCTCGCCGCTACTGACGGAATCACTATTGTTTTCTCTTCCTCAGGGTACTTAGATGTTTCAGTTCCCCTGGTATGCCTCTACACAACCTATGTATTCAGTTGTGAGTAACTGGATATTACCCCAGCTGGGTTTCCCCATTCGGACATCCCCGGATCAAAGCTTGCTTACAGCTCCCCGAGGCAGTATCGTTGTTCGCCACGTCCTTCATCGGCTCCTAGCGCCTAGGCATCCTCCGTGTGCTCTTAGCAGCTTAACCAGATTGCTCCGGTTTCGTTTGCTCGCTTCCCTTGTTTTGCTTACGCAAAGCCAAAAGTCGCTCCCACCCGATACCATCGCAATTGCATTTAACTACCGTTTTTATTGAAACTTGTTTAACACAAGTTCAGCTAAAAAGGAATGTTCTAATTCGCGTTTGTTTCGTTTCGATATCTAGTTTTCAAAGAACAAATCGGTTTCTTCGGTCCGTTCACCATCGGTGTCCGTCGAAAAAACGAGATGATTGAGAGTTTGAGCTCTCAAAACTGAGCAACGAGTGAGTAGTTTGCTCTTCATTTCATCCACACCTGAAGTGATGGACCGAAATGAATCGCTGTTGCAGGTTCAAAGAACCTGCTTATTTGAATGTCTTCATTGCAGAAGACGATTCTCCATAGAAAGGAGGTGATCCAGCCGCACCTTCCGATACGGCTACCTTGTTACGACTTCACCCCAATCATCTATCCCACCTTCGGCGGCTGGCTCCTTGCGGTTACCCCACCGACTTCGGGTGTTATAAACTCTCGTGGTGTGACGGGCGGTGTGTACAAGACCCGGGAACGTATTCACCGCGGCATGCTGATCCGCGATTACTAGCAATTCCGACTTCATGCAGGCGAGTTGCAGCCTGCAATCCGAACTGAGACCGGCTTTTTAGGATTGGTTCCACCTCGCGGCTTCACTGCCCGTTGTACCGGCCATTGTAGTACGTGTGTAGCCCAGGTCATAAGGGGCATGATGATTTGACGTCATCCCCACCTTCCTCCGGTTTGTCACCGGCAGTCACCTTAGAGTGCCCACCCGAAGTGCTGGCAACTAAGATCAAGGGTTGCGCTCGTTGCGGGACTTAACCCAACATCTCACGACACGAGCTGACGACAACCATGCACCACCTGTCTTGAATGTCCCGAAGGAAAGGCACATCTCTGCACCGGTCACTCAGATGTCAAGACCTGGTAAGGTTCTTCGCGTTGCTTCGAATTAAACCACATACTCCACTGCTTGTGCGGGTCCCCGTCAATTCCTTTGAGTTTCAGTCTTGCGACCGTACTCCCCAGGCGGAATGCTTAATGTGTTAACTTCGGCACCAAGGGTATCGAAACCCCTAACACCTAGCATTCATCGTTTACGGCGTGGACTACCAGGGTATCTAATCCTGTTTGCTCCCCACGCTTTCGCGCCTCAGCGTCAGTTACAGCCCAGAGAGTCGCCTTCGCCACTGGTGTTCCTCCACATCTCTACGCATTTCACCGCTACACGTGGAATTCCACTCTCCTCTTCTGCACTCAAGTCACGCAGTTTCCAGTGCGATCCGGGGTTGAGCCCCGGGATTAAACACCAGACTTACATGACCGCCTGCGCGCGCTTTACGCCCAATAATTCCGGACAACGCTTGCCCCCTACGTATTACCGCGGCTGCTGGCACGTAGTTAGCCGGGGCTTTCTTCTCAGGTACCGTCACCTTAAGAGCAGTTACTCTCTCAAGCGTTCTTCCCTGGCAACAGAGCTTTACGATCCGAAAACCTTCATCACTCACGCGGCATTGCTCCGTCAGGCTTTCGCCCATTGCGGAAGATTCCCTACTGCTGCCTCCCGTAGGAGTCTGGGCCGTGTCTCAGTCCCAGTGTGGCCGATCACCCTCTCAGGTCGGCTACGCATCGTCGCCTTGGTGAGCCGTTACCCCACCAACTAGCTAATGCGCCGCAGGCCCATCCCCAAGTGACAGATTGCTCCGTCTTTCCAGTTTCCTTCAGGCGAAGAAAACAAGTATTCGGTATTAGCTACCGTTTCCGGTAGTTGTCCCAAGCTTGAGGGCAGGTTGCCTACGTGTTACTCACCCGTCCGCCGCTAACCATCCGAGAAGCAAGCTTCTCTTCAAGTCCGCTCGACTTGCATGTATTAGGCATGCCGCCAGCGTTCGTCCTGAGCCAGGATCAAACTCTCCAATAAAGATGAATTTCGTCAGCGTGCTTAAACGCTGTGAAGCTCATCGGGGTATTGAAAAGAGCGATAAGCTCATTTTGAATCTGACGAGATTAAAAATCTCATTTTGCTTTCGAAATTATACAGTCCGAAGACGTGTACCGATTTCTCAGCGTCGATCTTGCAAGCAAGATCGATACTCACTCGTTGTTCAGTTTTCAAAGATCAAACTTGTTTCGCCGCCGAGTTTCTTTCGCTTCAGCAACTCTTATATCTTATCACGTCCGAACCAACTTTGCAAGCTCTTTTTTTCAAGTTTCTTTCGAAGCTTGTTTTTCATTTGCTTGCCGCACCGTGTAAACTGTGTTTTCTTGGCCGGATTTAGAATATACCATAACAGTCCGCTAGTTGACAACTTGTAAAATATACCATTTTATCTGAATCAGCATTTTACATCTCTTTCTCTTCATTTTCGCTATTAAAGCTTTTAACGGACAAGTACGTTATACTCCCCTTTTAGAGCAAACTCACTGCATAACACATAGAAGTATGAAGGTCTCATTTTTTCATATATTAATATATTCATTCTTTATTGCATCACTAATGCATGAGTTATAATCTACACTACAAAAGATATCTCACCTCACACCGCTAAAGATATCTCCACAACAAGATATCCACCCACAGCACAAGATGGAGCTTCACTCACTCCTTTTTCAGAACGGTTCTATTCATATAGTAATAAAATTGATGATATCTTCTGCTCAGCGAGAGGTCACTCATATCCATCTATCTCAGCTGCAAATCTCCCCATTACAATGGTATCGTAATATCGTCCATCAGCATGCCTGCGATCCCGCTTGAGTACACCTTCAATCTCAAAACCATTTTGCTGATACAACTTCACTGCCTTTTCATTTGTGGCAAGCACTTTTAATGCTACCTTTTCGATCCCATTTCCATCTGCCCATTGCAAAGAGTGTTTCAACAGGTTTTTACCTATACCGCATCCCCAGAAAGACTTGGCAACACATACGCCGAACTCCACTTGATGTGAGAAACGCTTCAGCTCTGATCCGGCGCATCTGCAGTACCCAGCAATGTCACCTGATACTACAGCAACCAGAAACAGGTTCGTGCTCTTTTCCGCATCCATACGTATAAGCTCTCTGAAACCAGCCGCATCAAGGTAAGCCTCTCCTGCTTCGCGATCCATATTTTCCGTTTCCCCGTCCAGCTGCACACGAAGTGGGCATAAGGCAGCAGCATCCTTTTCCTCGGCTGAACGAATGGTATAATGAATACCCCCGATAGTATACTCTTGTTGATCAATCACCATATAAGCTAATCATTCCTTTCATACTTAAGATGGAACACCTTCTAACTCCGCTTTCTATATTAACCAACCTCGGACGGGCTTTTCCCCGTTATCATCTTAAACACCTGACTAAAATACGTTGCATTGCGGAAACCCGTCATCTCACTCACTTCATATACCATATAATGTCCGGACTGCAAAAGCTCCACTGCCCGCTGGATACGGTATCCATTCAGATAGCTCACAAAATTCTCTCCAGTCACCCTTTTGAACAGCTGGCTCAAATATTTGGGATGTACAAAAAGGCTTTTCGCAATCGTCTCGAAACTGATCTCTTCCGTGTAATGCTCCTCTACATATTGTTTCACTTGTGCAATGAGTTTGTTGCTCTTCTTCTCTCCCATCTCCTTCCGGATTTGTCCCAGCCATCCCTGAATGACGCTATCCATCCAGCTTGTCAGATCATGCAGCGCGTACTTCGACTGTATTTCACGCAGGAAGTCACTCATCGTGAGCGGTGGTGTCAGCATGGGGTGCTGTCTTCTCCAACTATGCATCATTGTATCAAATAAACTAACAGCAACCACTTGGGCATCCTGAATGCTCGTACAGTTCCCTTCCTGCAGCAATTGGAGTATGTGAAGCCATACCTCTTCTGCCAAGCTGGTCCGCATGTCCGTCCAGGCCTCATTCCACTGATGAAGCAGCAAAGAATAATCCGTCACACTCCGTTCCGTCCCCTCCGCTTCCTCATATGGATACAGCTGGCTTCCACCTTGGAATTCTGCTCGCTCTACCGCTTCCCTGCTCTCCAGATATGAGTCAATCACCTCACAGGGATGATTCTTTACCCGGCCGATCCCTGCGCTAACCTCAATCTTCAGATACGTAAAGATCTGATCAATGATATCACCTGTCAGAGTCTGAAGTTCCTCCAAACAGTCTCTATCGCCCAGCATAAGCAGGACAAAGACCTGATCCGAATAATCAACTATCTCCACCCGACAGTCCAATATCCGAGATGCCTGTTCCTTTACCGTTTCCTGAATAATATCGGCTGCCCCGTAGCGCAGCAGCTGCCAGTCCCGTTCTTTCATTCTTGTCATAAAACCCGGGCGATTCAGCTGCAGACTGACGACACGAACCTGAGAGCACATGCGAAACCCAACATATTCCATCCGGGCCTCGGGTAATTCATCTGCTCGGTACCGGGTGGTGAGCAGTTCATGCAGCAGCTGTTTGCGCAGATACGGCAGCACCCGCCCTGCTTCCTGTCTATACGTTCGCTCCAGGCGCTCATGCCGCTCCCGTACATCTTGTTCCAGCAGTACCTCCCGCAGTACAGACTCAATCTCCTCCACCTCCGCCGGCTTCAGCAAAAAGTGATTCACGCCCCAGCGCATAGCTGCTCTGGCGTTCTCGAACTCGTCATATCCGCTGAGGATGATGATCGGCAGATGGGGATAGTCACGCCGCAGCGCCTGCGTCACCTCAAGTCCAGTCATACCCGGCAAGTACACATCGGTCATGACCAGATTAGGGCGCTCGCGGCGGAATAGCTCCAGCGCTTCTACCCCGTTTGCAGCTGTACCTGCAATGCTCAGTCCCAGGGAGGGCCAATCGATATGCTCGGTCAGTGCTTTGATAATATGTGGGTCGTCGTCGACAAGCATAATGGTCTTCATCCTTTTTCACCGTCCAGCCACAGATTTAATTGCTCTTCGGTCCCAATACGCGGCAGCGTAATTTTCACTTCCACGCCGCCTGAACTTGCATTACTCAACTGCACGCCATACCTGTGTCCGCAGTAGAGCTGTATGCGCTGATGCACATTGCGTACACCGATACCTCTTGAATCATCCATACTCCAACCATCCGGCAAACCTTGGCCATTATCCTTGATACGTATCATAACATCAGAAGCAGGACCATCATCTGGGTCCATGTGCACCTGAATGTGAAGCACTTCTCCTTTGGGCTGTCCGTGCATCACGGCATTTTCGATAAAAGGCTGCAAAATAATCTTGGGAATATAACATCCGCGAATACGTGGATCAATACGCTCCTCATACTGGATCG harbors:
- a CDS encoding GNAT family N-acetyltransferase — its product is MVIDQQEYTIGGIHYTIRSAEEKDAAALCPLRVQLDGETENMDREAGEAYLDAAGFRELIRMDAEKSTNLFLVAVVSGDIAGYCRCAGSELKRFSHQVEFGVCVAKSFWGCGIGKNLLKHSLQWADGNGIEKVALKVLATNEKAVKLYQQNGFEIEGVLKRDRRHADGRYYDTIVMGRFAAEIDGYE
- a CDS encoding response regulator, producing the protein MKTIMLVDDDPHIIKALTEHIDWPSLGLSIAGTAANGVEALELFRRERPNLVMTDVYLPGMTGLEVTQALRRDYPHLPIIILSGYDEFENARAAMRWGVNHFLLKPAEVEEIESVLREVLLEQDVRERHERLERTYRQEAGRVLPYLRKQLLHELLTTRYRADELPEARMEYVGFRMCSQVRVVSLQLNRPGFMTRMKERDWQLLRYGAADIIQETVKEQASRILDCRVEIVDYSDQVFVLLMLGDRDCLEELQTLTGDIIDQIFTYLKIEVSAGIGRVKNHPCEVIDSYLESREAVERAEFQGGSQLYPYEEAEGTERSVTDYSLLLHQWNEAWTDMRTSLAEEVWLHILQLLQEGNCTSIQDAQVVAVSLFDTMMHSWRRQHPMLTPPLTMSDFLREIQSKYALHDLTSWMDSVIQGWLGQIRKEMGEKKSNKLIAQVKQYVEEHYTEEISFETIAKSLFVHPKYLSQLFKRVTGENFVSYLNGYRIQRAVELLQSGHYMVYEVSEMTGFRNATYFSQVFKMITGKSPSEVG